One Paenibacillus sp. SYP-B4298 genomic window, TAACCTTCCTCAAGGGCAAGATACTCCCTAGTTAAACCCTTTGTATGCGAGGTGCATCATGGCAATTGCGAAGATTCGGAATGTATCTATCAGCAGCAATTTGTTTGCTGCAATGGCAGTTGAAGAGGATGAACAAGCGATAAGCCAGCTATATTTGCATACGGCAGTATGGCTGAAGGAGTCAGGCTCCACGCAGTGGTCGGGTTTGCTGCAGGGCTTGGATCATCATAATATGGCAGCCGCCATACGTCGTAGAGAGGTATTTGCCTTCCGACATTCAACCAGCCAGGAGCTTGTAGGCTCTGTCATCTTACAGCAGCAGCCAAGCGAGTGGGATCGTAATCTCTGGGGAGACGACACTACGGATAGAGAGTCGGCAGTCTACCTGCATCGGCTTGTAGTCAACCGCAATTATGCTGGCCACGGTATCGGAAGTCAGATTATGACGTGGGTGGAGCACGAACTGGCAGGACACTTTGCCAGCATCAAGCTCGACTGTGTCGCATTCAGCACCAAGCTGAACCATTTTTATAGACAACATGGCTATGAGTATCGGGGAGAGAAGAACGGATACAGCAAATATCAAAAGTGGTTAACACCGTCATCGACGGAGGAACAAGGATGAA contains:
- a CDS encoding GNAT family N-acetyltransferase; this translates as MAIAKIRNVSISSNLFAAMAVEEDEQAISQLYLHTAVWLKESGSTQWSGLLQGLDHHNMAAAIRRREVFAFRHSTSQELVGSVILQQQPSEWDRNLWGDDTTDRESAVYLHRLVVNRNYAGHGIGSQIMTWVEHELAGHFASIKLDCVAFSTKLNHFYRQHGYEYRGEKNGYSKYQKWLTPSSTEEQG